In Cryptococcus gattii WM276 chromosome B, complete sequence, the DNA window TTTTATTGCTTAAAACAAACCCTTTTTATTGCCTAAAACAAACCCTTTCTATTGCTTAAAACAAACCCTTTTTACTGCTTAAAACAAACCCTTTTTTTGGATTGTAATAAGAAGACAAATTGGTTTAAAATTCTGAAAAAATCTACTTGAATCAATTCAATCAGGCATCAGCTTAAAACAATCCACTGCAGGGTGCGTAGTGCTCCTATGACCTCTTatttcttctacttcatgCATGCTCGTGACATAAGGGATCTGCACTTACATTTATCTACAAGGCTTCACTCTGAATTTTTCTGATGATACTGTAATGATCTGGTTGTCCTAGCTGAGCTTGGGACAGACACAGATCATAAGTTGACCACTGGTATCATTTCCTTACTGAAGGTAGTGTTGGTGGATATAGATGCTATTAGCTTGCTGTTAGCTATTAGCTTGCTGTTAGACCCAGAGAAACCCAGAGAAACATCTTAAGTTATTAAAGTTATTATGTGGGAGCTGCTCAATGTGGAAGGTTATTCCAGTGGTATTGAAAAACATCGCAAGTTGTTTGGTCTTGTTTTGCCACTAACTATTCTTATCAAGGACTTTCAGATGGCCATGTCTTAAGACATTTTTGAATGACTTGGGTTTGAACAATCAGGCATTTTCATCTTTGATTTGACCATACAAACCCTTGTAAAAGCAAGTGTCCTTGGCTTCATCATTTCAATGAGCCAAGCAAGCATGTCACAAACATGAAGGTTGCAAAAGTGTGAGGATACAGGACCCTGTTGATGCACAACAGTGTTTAGTTGTGATTTCACTATCTGATCCTTGTCCAGATCTCAAAAGTTCTTCCTTAGTTCAGCATACAATTCCTTGAAGTACAGCATAAACCTAAACTGCTGTTCCTTGTTTTCCAGTTGACATTGTGAGATCTGAGTGAATTGCATCTACAGTGCCTGATGTATTTGTCTTCTGTCCTTGAAACACAGTTTTATCACCATTCAAATTTATCTAGCCTTGGATTGCAATGTACTGCAACCTCATTCCTTCCATTGTCCCCCATATTTGCCAGCACTTTTTTCAAGCTACCAGCAGTCATTCTGATTGGCCATACCAGAAGATCTGTTGCCACAGGGGAAATGCATATGTAAGAGGGTGCAGCAAATTGCAGGTATGTGAGcaaaagggaagaaagtAAACTATGTCTTCCTGAGGATGTTTTCAATCATTTCAATTACCTAAATGAATTGTAATTCCATGTCAGAAATGTTCAGATGGTTGAACAGAGAACATACTTTTTGTATATCAGGCCTTTGTTCAGGATCGACAACAAGCATACTATCAATAAGCTGCACAAAATCCTGAGAGTAACCTGTACCATGCCGATATCTACCGCTTCCGACAGCCATGGCGATAGATTGTCCATCAACCTCAAAGGGGGAGTGACCATAAGCAACGGCGTAAAGAGTGCATCCCAATGACTGAACTCAAGTCAGCAATGAAGCCTTCTTTAAGAATTGTGCAGCCCTCACCCATATATCACATTTCTCATCCAGTGTTTTGTTTGTTTTCACGTCGAATAGCTCGGGAGCACGGTATGGCATAGAAGAATGTTCACTCGCAATATCCTAGATGTTTGTATCAGCCATAATTTTACTGATAGGACATACCTGCTCCAAAAGCGCCTGCTGCCGTGTTTCGACCTTGATTCGAGCCCTAAAGGATTAGCTTCGGTCGCACTGTGATGACCTACTTAATGGTTGACCCGAAATCCATAAGGATGGGCTCATCCTCGTCTGAAATCATTATGTTCCTAAAGACGCTTAGTACAGTTCTTGATGCTGCAAAAGTTTAAATACTGGGACATACGCTGGCTTGATATCCCTATGTGCATAAGGTACCAACTCTCCACGGTCTTCCTCGGTTAGCTCTTCGTCGTGATCGAAAACAGTCTCCCCAACAAGTGGTTCATCCTCGCGTGTAGGAGGATAAGATGCTGAAATGTTTGGAAGGCGATATTGGTGCATAGCTCTAACACTGGAAGACGTGCGGATGGCTGTCAGATACTGATCAGATACAATGGGTGGTAACTCACGCTAAGCAAGTGCCGTGAAAAAGCTCAAGAAGTTTTCTCTCAGGCATACGGTGGCCTGTGACAGAAGCATTCGCCATTGCATCTTGCAGGTTGCCTTTAGAGTAATATGGGAGAAATCTATTTCAGTGTCAGCCGATTCAGTGGTGGAGGGGAAACTTTTAACCTACAGATAGATGATTTTGCCGTCCCCGGATTCATCCTGTACTACCGCAGAGTCGAGGATACGAATGATATTTGGATGCCGAAAGCGTCTATATGCCTCGACTTCCCGCATCGCCTCTTTGACTCCTTCCTGGCCAGAAGTTATGAggatcttcttcaaagcATAAAGCCGATCTGAAGAGAGATCGCGGATCAGGTACACAAATGAAAATCCGCCTTCTCCGAGTAGCTTTTCGATTTTGTAGGAACGGCCGTTTATTTTGAGGGTGGCATCTCTAGGATGTCAGCAGGCGGCGTGTGGAAGATGACTCACGGCTTGCAGATGCACTGTGTGATTGTGAGGAGGGCATCTCTGGCGTAGAACTTGATACGATCTATGGCGATGGCTGCTGCGTCGCTGTCCATGGTGTGGGCGGTAGGATGTGTGAGGAAACGAGAGATACGAATGGACTGGGAATGAATCAAGGGGAGAATAGTAATAGCGCGATGACGAACGGGACCGGCGATCGCCGACGAGTCTGCGGTGTTTACTTATTATaaacaaaaaaaagaggGACGCTGAAGTTGGATACATCGCCCATGAGTATGTCCCGGCCGCCGTTCCCCGCCGGGTGGGCGTCCGTGCGCATGGACCCCCGGAACCTCTCGCTCGCAAACACACTGCCCGTCGGCCAGGCCTTCCTCTGGCACAGGCTCCCCCTCCCCGCCACCGCTCCCCCCTTTGAAGAGTATTCCAGGGCAATACATTCCCCCCCACGTGTCGTATGTCTACGCCAGTCCCCCACACACATATACTACACTGCCGTATATCCCCCCGGGTCAGTCCCGGAGCCAGATTCCAGCTTTCACCTCACCAGGCAATGGCTTGAGGACTACTTCCAGCTGGTCAAATATCCAGACTTGGAGACTATGTATCTGGATTGGCGACGCCGAGACCCAGAGCTGTTTGGTAAAGTACATGTCAATGACAGAGCCACTGGGGTCAGGGTGCTCAGGCAAGATCCATGGGAATGTCTCTTAGCGTACGTAGCCTACGACTAGCTCGGCGCTGACAGGCAGTTTCATCACATCCACGAACAACCACATACCTCGTATAACTTCGCTATTGCATAAATTCTCACAATCTTTCACAAAGCCGGTGCTTACTCTCAAACATCCCTCGAATGGTAACCTGATCCCATATCATCTGTTCCCCGCCCCTCATCAAATACCGACAAGACTTGAAAAGTCCCTGCGTGACCTGGGTTTTGGGTACCGCGCTCCGTTTATCGAAGCCTCTTTGCTGTTGCTCCGCAACAAATTCGGAGATAAAGAGGGGAATATAGAGGCTGGCCTCATGGGATGGAGAGACGAAGATGTGGACATTGTACGTGAGAACCTTATTGCACTGAAAGGCGTTGGAAGGAAGGTTGCAGATTGTGTAATGCTCATGTGTCTCGATAAAGTGAGTGACGAAATCCCATGGTTGTTGCGTGTCGAGTGCTCCTGACAGTTGAACAGCCCTCTCTGATTCCCATTGATACCCATGTGGCAAATATAGCCGCAAGACATCCTGCCTTTCCATCCCGGTTGAAAAACAAACCAATGTCGAAACAGATCTATGAGGAGACGCAGGAATTTCTGCTTAGCCGTTGGGGTCCAATGGGAGGATGGTGTCAGGCTGTCTTATTCGCGGCTGATCTTCCTCAATCCCAAGGCAAAACAAAAGTGAAAACAAAAGTCGAGTCTGTTCTGAAGACGGTTGTAAAGACCGAGACAAGCTTGGATAGCGTTGATAGCATCAGACGGAAACGAAGGGAAGATGATGTAGAAAAACCGCCTGCCTTGAAGCGTACTCGCAGTGCGACAAAGCAAGCACAACAAGTGCTGGTGGGCGTGGATATAAAGTATGATGAAAATACGGATCGGTAGCATTGGATCAGTAGGGTAGTGCACGTAAGAGGATGCGGCAGCATGCATACAATAATCATGTATCTAATCTTGCATAATAATTAATATCGGCGTTCTATATATGATGTCATTTATCATGGTGCCCCCGTAGTTGGTGACTATACTCGTACTGTTGTTGGATCCGCGCATCTCAATACTTTCAGCGAAACATCAACAGCCATCCCACAGCCATGATCCTGCCTTTACAAGAGATATTATCCACAACATGGTCCGCTGCGCAAGCAGCCATCAGTGTCATGCTTGTCCTTGGATACGGATATTACGCACGCAAGCTCAAAATCCTTTCACGCCCAGGGGAAGAGAATAGCTCTCACCTCTGTGTCACCTTGTTCTTGCCGTGCCTTTTATTTGCAGAGATTGGGCCTCTATCATCATGGTCCAATTTGAAGCATTGTGAGCTCAGATCAATTATGTtggaagaaaaaggaaaattAAGCCAATACGCTGTAACTGCAGATTGGGTTATCATCGTTTATTCACTCCTGTTTCAATTCATTTCATGGATGGTCGGATTATTAGGTGTGGCTCTCTTCAAGTTTCCAAAATGGATCGTGTGAGTCGACCATACTCCTTCAATTCAGAGCTAATACCGGGTAGTCCGTGCATGATTTTCAATAATGTAGGTGTTGGCGACATTAGTCCTTGCTTATAATTAGGCAACCTCCTTACCCGTTCTTTTGCTCAAATCATTGGGGGAGAATGGCACCCTTGACTCCTTGGTGGGCAGCGGAAGCCTTGATGCAGCCATGAAAAGGGGGAGGGCTTATATCCTCATCAACGCTCTGGTGTGCAATCTCACCCGTTTTACTTTTGGCCCAGGTGAGAGAATATTGCGCAATAGACAAGCTTGTAACTAATGGACCTTTTCAGGCATGCTGGATGGGAAATCAATCAATTTATTGCATCCTTGGTCAGAATCGGAACAGTATCCAGAGTACTCAGAGGTCCATCCATACGATAACGTCGATCACCCAAGCACAGAATCATCTCCTTTGCTAGCAAGAGCGGAAAATGACATTAGAATGGCTCCCAAAGCCGCCAAGACAATGTTCAAACGGCTGGATGCCTTCATGAACCCCCCGATGTATGGGGGTGCGGCGGCTATAGTGATAGGAGTCATTCCCTTTCTACATAAATGGTTCTATGGAGATCAAGGGGCACTGTCATCGCAAGTACAAGTCTTCCCCAATACTACACATACTGACTATTCACCCTAGATTCACACGATCGGTAGAAAATTTAGGCAATCTATACCCGGCACTGCAGATGTTTGTGCTGGGGGCACACCTGAGATCGAAAAATGGTCCCCGACCTCCCATTTTCGCTCTGTTCTACCTTTACGCCTTTCGATTCTTCATCATGCCGGTTATCTCTTCCAGTATCGTTTGGGGTGTACGTAGAACTATAGGCTCCAAGATCATTCAGGACCCTATACTGGTAAGATAAGACGTTCAATAATTATCATGTCGCTTTACGAGTCGCTTACTTCCCAACAGGATTTCGTGATGATCGTAAGCCCTGTAGGCCCGCCCGCGTTGACACTGGCAGCAGTGAGTGAAACATGATATGCCGTGTGAATTGGACTTACCATATAACGGGCTCTAGATAGTAGCAATGTAAGTTTTGCAAAAAAAGAATATGAACTAATCTGGCAGGTCCGATGCAGGAGAAGACACAAGCGCTGTCGTCGCCAAAACTTTGGTGATTTCCTACATTCTTACACCGTTAATTAGTATCACTGTGACAGCGGCAATCTCTATTGTCAAGACTTTATATTGAGTTTAGAAAGATAATCGTAGATAAAATTAGGCCGTTGGTTGCATTCATCTTGAGATCGTTCTTCCATGACCGAGATTCATCGTCTTTGACGAAAATGCCACAAAAATATGGGGAGGCATGAATGTACAGAGATACATGATTGACCGTCGTTCCTATCAGCTTGTTACCAGCTTGCTTTATGAACACCTGGAAGTTCTCCACTGAGAGCCTTTGTTCGGAATTGGAACTTGACGAGTCAGCGAAAGTTATGACTTAAGTACTCACTCGACAAAGACCAAATTTGGATATCACACCTAACCAGTCCCATTATTCAGTAAATGACTCAAAGCCAGAAACGTTCAGGACTCaccccttccccttcctgTCTCCCAACATCTATTTTTGACTGCTCCCATTCGCCCTTCGCCTCCATTCAGTGTGTTAAGGCCGAGCTGCGCTTTGTGGCGAATTGTGGCAGGCAATGTCGTATTACGGGCGACGTAGAGGTAAGCTCGTCTTTGAACCTCCATTTGCTCTGCCGATAGTCTCTTCCGGATATCTCTAAGGATCTGTGCTTTGGCTCCCATGGTGCTACCCCTTTATGACAGTCTTGTCGGCTGATTTTTTGTGTTTTTACCTTACAGTAGGATTGTCATTTGCGCGATTCGCAGCTGTTGCGATTCTTGACGGCGAAAGGCGCCCGGATTTTTCCCGCATGCCTACTGTCACAAACGGCCTTCACCCTAGGCGTGCCTTTTATCCCGAGCTCTCACTGCTGGCTTATTGCCATACAACGAAATAATACTACGTATTATTACCGCATTCCTATCACATACAGACGTTACTTGGGAAATGTCAAGCTCATTGAATCCCCCCCGAGGGAGAGAATATAGCTCAAAAACAAAAGGGTATACATACATGCAGGGTATGCACATGCTATCAATTCTCTCGGGATGGTATCAACgctttctcttttctcccTTTCCGGCCTTTTTCGACGGCCTTGGTGGCTGAGAGTTTTTCTCCCATAATTCCCTGCCTTCCCCTTCCCACATGCTCGTCAGCCATTTTTCACATTCCTCCTTGGTTGCTAAAGGATTGTCAAGCTGGAAAGCATTGAGAGATTGTCTGATAGTTGTGATAAGTGAGGAAGGAGGGATCGACAGCAGCTGCTGGATATCGTTGCCCTGATATATCAATTAGCTAGTGGTCATTAAAACAACTGCTTACATTTAGAAGAAGAGGCTTATCAATAGCTTCCGGAAGTCCAAGGTCTCTTACCCTCTCTGCAAATGCTTCATATTGTTGATAGATGCATTCGGCTCCGTCATCCCATTCGCCCTTCCAGACTGGAAGGATAGCCAAGATTGCAGCAAAAGTCAAGGACCTTTCCCATGGACGCACTGCTGGATGTTGGAGGGACATGCCTATCTCAGATCTCCTGGTTGCGTCAAGGCTGATAATGTT includes these proteins:
- a CDS encoding Serine/threonine-protein kinase, putative (Similar to TIGR gene model, INSD accession AAW41706.1) — protein: MDSDAAAIAIDRIKFYARDALLTITQCICKPDATLKINGRSYKIEKLLGEGGFSFVYLIRDLSSDRLYALKKILITSGQEGVKEAMREVEAYRRFRHPNIIRILDSAVVQDESGDGKIIYLFLPYYSKGNLQDAMANASVTGHRMPERKLLELFHGTCLAAMHQYRLPNISASYPPTREDEPLVGETVFDHDEELTEEDRGELVPYAHRDIKPANIMISDEDEPILMDFGSTIKARIKVETRQQALLEQDIASEHSSMPYRAPELFDVKTNKTLDEKCDIWSLGCTLYAVAYGHSPFEVDGQSIAMAVGSGRYRHGTGYSQDFVQLIDSMLVVDPEQRPDIQKVCSLFNHLNISDMELQFI
- a CDS encoding mitochondrial 37S ribosomal protein MRP2 (Similar to SGTC gene model, INSD accession EAL22402.1; CNBB2810), with translation MGAKAQILRDIRKRLSAEQMEVQRRAYLYVARNTTLPATIRHKAQLGLNTLNGGEGRMGAVKNRCWETGRGRGVISKFGLCRFQFRTKALSGELPGVHKASW
- a CDS encoding Purine-specific oxidized base lesion DNA N-glycosylase, putative (Similar to TIGR gene model, INSD accession AAW41707.1), whose product is MSRPPFPAGWASVRMDPRNLSLANTLPVGQAFLWHRLPLPATAPPFEEYSRAIHSPPRVVCLRQSPTHIYYTAVYPPGSVPEPDSSFHLTRQWLEDYFQLVKYPDLETMYLDWRRRDPELFGKVHVNDRATGVRVLRQDPWECLLAFITSTNNHIPRITSLLHKFSQSFTKPVLTLKHPSNGNLIPYHLFPAPHQIPTRLEKSLRDLGFGYRAPFIEASLLLLRNKFGDKEGNIEAGLMGWRDEDVDIVRENLIALKGVGRKVADCVMLMCLDKPSLIPIDTHVANIAARHPAFPSRLKNKPMSKQIYEETQEFLLSRWGPMGGWCQAVLFAADLPQSQGKTKVKTKVESVLKTVVKTETSLDSVDSIRRKRREDDVEKPPALKRTRSATKQAQQVLVGVDIKYDENTDR
- a CDS encoding Endoplasmic reticulum protein, putative (Similar to TIGR gene model, INSD accession AAW41708.1), whose translation is MILPLQEILSTTWSAAQAAISVMLVLGYGYYARKLKILSRPGEENSSHLCVTLFLPCLLFAEIGPLSSWSNLKHYWVIIVYSLLFQFISWMVGLLGVALFKFPKWIVPCMIFNNATSLPVLLLKSLGENGTLDSLVGSGSLDAAMKRGRAYILINALVCNLTRFTFGPGMLDGKSINLLHPWSESEQYPEYSEVHPYDNVDHPSTESSPLLARAENDIRMAPKAAKTMFKRLDAFMNPPMYGGAAAIVIGVIPFLHKWFYGDQGALSSFTRSVENLGNLYPALQMFVLGAHLRSKNGPRPPIFALFYLYAFRFFIMPVISSSIVWGVRRTIGSKIIQDPILDFVMIVSPVGPPALTLAAIVAMSDAGEDTSAVVAKTLVISYILTPLISITVTAAISIVKTLY